Part of the Sulfurihydrogenibium sp. genome, TCAAAAGTACTTACTGACAAAATATTAGAAGAAGGGCTAAAAGGAGACCTTGAATATAAAAATAAACGTTATGGCCTTGTGTTAGACGTTGGCGGTTATTATAAAAACGTATTTACACTTGCACCATCCTTAGAGATTACGGATGAAGAGATAGACATGGCTATATCTTTATTAGATCAACTATTTAGAAGGGTGTTTTAGTTTGGAGTTTTCTATCGTAAACAATAACGAAAAAGCAGTCCTACTACTTCACGGCCTTACAGGAACACCGTTAGAATTAAGATGGGTAGCAAGGGATTTTTCAAAAGAAAATTATGATGTATACTTTCCGATACTACCCGGTCACTGCTCTTCTTTAGAAGAGATTAAAAAAATAAAATGGCAAGATTTGTACAGCTTTACAAAAGATTATTATCTTTCATTAAAAGCCAAATATAAGCATGTTTTTGTTGGTGGATTGTGCGTTGGCGGTATGCTATCTTTAATTCTTGCTATGGATTTTCCGGATATTGACGCAGTAGCATCGTGGTCTCCAGCCATGAGCATTGATGGCTGGGCGATACCATGGTACAGATTTTTACTGCCTTTTGTGTTGCATTCTCCTTTAAAGCATTTGTATTACTGGAAAGAATCAGACCCTTATGGTATAAAAAACGAATCTATGAGAAGAAAAATAAAGCAGATGATGGAAAGAGAAGAAAATTTTGGAGCTTATGATAAAATACCTGCTACCACAATATTAGAACTAAACAGAATGTCAAAATATATCAAACAAAACATCAATCGCTTAACAGCACCTTTAATAATAATTCATTCCAAAGAAGACGACCTTTCTTCTATAAAAGGGGCAAAGTTTATATACGAAAAAGCACCAAGTAAAATAAAAAAATTCGTAGAGCTCACCAACAGCTATCACATAATAACAATGGATAACGAAAAGGATATTGTGTCAAAGGAGACTATATCATTTTTTAACAGCCTCTTAAAAGAGAAAAGTTAACGCCTTTATTTCAATAGGATTTGTGATACATAAAGGTGAAACCAGGGTTATTCTAAGATTTATTTCATGTAAAATTCCATAAAATAAAAAGCCCAAGAAAGATTTTTATCAAGACTCTTTAAAGACTGTTCCAAAATTATTTTTCCAGTTAAAATTAAATACACAAAATCAAAAAATGAAATGTTTGCATGAGAAAAACAGGAATGTCTTTTAAACAAAATTTCTATATCAAACACTAAAACAATATTCTTATAGAGAAGTTCTTCAAGAACTTAAATATCTTGGCTTTAAAACTCCTTCTCTAAATGACTATCATTATAGGATTAAACAGCTTAATGAAAACACTTTTCCTCAACATCTCGATCGAGAGTGTTCCAAAATTCCCGTAAGTTTACCTTTCCTTGTCATCCCGGAGGCCGTAAGGCCCGAAGGATCTTGTTTTTGATTTTTTGATTTGAAAAGAAAATTATGAGATTCTTCGCCGGCCGCAGAATGACAGTTTGAATTTTTGGAACACCTTCATCTTCAAGTTGTTAAGTATTTGAAAGAGCAGCAGGGTGATGATTAAAGTATCTTCGTACTTTTGCAGTCTTCCTCTTTTTTGCTTGTCTGTTTAGACTAACTATCTTGAGGAAAGTGGCTTACTAAAGTGTAAAGCTTTTTAGGGGTAACTTGCTTTTTCATACAAAATCTAAGATTATCTATCTTCCATCTCTACATATTTTTAGAACAGCCTCAGGGGTTTGTAGAGTGAGAGGGAAATTTCACTAAATTTATGTAGTAAGACCTGTTTACGTTAAAGTGGAAAAGGATTTCACCT contains:
- a CDS encoding alpha/beta fold hydrolase, whose translation is MEFSIVNNNEKAVLLLHGLTGTPLELRWVARDFSKENYDVYFPILPGHCSSLEEIKKIKWQDLYSFTKDYYLSLKAKYKHVFVGGLCVGGMLSLILAMDFPDIDAVASWSPAMSIDGWAIPWYRFLLPFVLHSPLKHLYYWKESDPYGIKNESMRRKIKQMMEREENFGAYDKIPATTILELNRMSKYIKQNINRLTAPLIIIHSKEDDLSSIKGAKFIYEKAPSKIKKFVELTNSYHIITMDNEKDIVSKETISFFNSLLKEKS